A genomic window from Lotus japonicus ecotype B-129 chromosome 1, LjGifu_v1.2 includes:
- the LOC130730258 gene encoding uncharacterized protein LOC130730258 has product MDPNNMADLDIYDVVIDELINDTTIEDMMQEEMEFYQRRANTVRPKRTRKVIERDREAGNERLWNDYFSENPVYTEELFRRRFRMRKHVFLRIVGALGSHDPYFLMSVDAVGRQGLSPLQKCTAAIRMLAYGSPADSIDEYVRIGESTAIECLKNFVEGVCAVFGGTYLRRPNQEDITRLLQWGESRGFPGMLGSIDCMHWEWKNCPVAWKGQFTRGDHGKPTIMLEAVASQDLWIWHAFFGIAGSNNDINVLNQSPVFNEVLSGNAPMVNFSVNGTMYNMGYYLADGIYPPWATFVKTIPMPQGEKRQKFAKRQEGARKDVERAFGARFAIVRGPSRF; this is encoded by the coding sequence ATGGATCCAAACAATATGGCCGACTTGGACATTTACGACGTTGTCATTGACGAACTTATCAATGACACGACTATAGAAGATATGATGCAGGAGGAGATGGAGTTTTATCAACGACGTGCCAACACCGTTAGGCCCAAGCGAACAAGAAaggtgatagagagagatcgtgaagcTGGGAACGAGCGGTTGTGGAATGACTACTTCTCCGAAAATCCTGTGTACACGGAAGAGCTTTTCCGACGAAGGTTTCGAATGCGAAAGCATGTGTTCCTCAGAATTGTAGGGGCCCTTGGgtctcatgacccgtactttttaatgtctgtcgatgcagttggaagacaaggcctgtcaccattacaaaagtgcaccgccgctattcgtatgttggcgtacggatcacctgctgacagtattgacgagtacgttcgaattggtgaaagtactgcaattgagtgcttaaagaattttgtggaaggtgtgtgtgcagtaTTTGGTGGAACATACTTGAGGCGCCCGAACCAGGAAGACATTACCCGCTTACTTCAATGGGGCGAGTCTCGTGGATTTCCAGGTATGTTGGGTTCTattgattgtatgcattgggaatggaagaattgtccagttgcgtggaaaggtcaattcacccgaggtgatcatggaaagcccacaatcatgcttgaagcagtggcatcacaagatttgtggatttggcatgcattttttggcattgcaggttctaacaatgacattaatgtgctaaatcaatctccggtttttaatgaggttttgagtggaaatgctcccatggtgaactttagcgtgaatggaacaatgtataacatgggatactatctagcagacggtatctatcccccgtgggctacatttgtgaagaccatcccaatgccgcaaggagaaaaaaggcaaaaatttgcgaaaagacaagaaggagcaagaaaggacgttgaacgtgcattcggcgctcggtttgcaatagttcgtggtccatcacgcttttga
- the LOC130732610 gene encoding late embryogenesis abundant protein ECP63-like yields MASSQQPFKGDRAEAAAKLAAKDIGDINRANERDEGFSLNKEANFKQARAEAAAKLAAKDLEDVNRARDAAFGSGGGASVEYQNQQRPGVIGSMFKAVQDTVVHAKDAVVGKSYETGDVRGRAGETGSKMGEYTDYGVQKARETNEAAKQKTGEYADYASQKARETRDTTVNKTGEYTDYAADKAKQAKDTTVNKAGEYTNYAAEKAKEAKDATMNKAGEYTNYAGEKAKEAKDATMNKAGEYTNYAGEKAKEAKDATVNMAGAAKDTTVQKAGEAKDYTAQKAKEGKDATVGTLGGLKDSVMGFFTGKKDETAEKAVEAKDRTKDMLSGSMEGDSRRRMEELRVQEGGRGGEKVVVRMEESRPGVVADALRAANESISDKGALDEEGVIHVERRREKM; encoded by the exons ATGGCGTCAAGTCAACAACCATTCAAGGGAGACAGAGCTGAGGCAGCCGCCAAGCTCGCCGCCAAAGACATCGGCGATATCAACCGAGCTAATGAGCGAGACGAAGGGTTTTCCCTCAACAAAGAAGCTAACTTCAAGCAGGCACGAGCTGAGGCAGCTGCGAAGCTCGCCGCTAAGGATCTTGAAGACGTGAACAGAGCCAGAGACGCCGCATTTGGCAGCGGTGGCGGTGCTTCCGTAGAGTACCAGAACCAGCAGAGACCTGGTGTCATCGGGTCCATGTTCAAGGCTGTGCAGGACACTGTTGTGCACGCCAAGGACGCTGTCGTCGGAAAAAGTTATGAAACCGGGGATGTTAGAGGCAGAGCAGGGGAAACAGGGTCCAAAATGGGAGAATACACAGATTATGGTGTTCAGAAGGCAAGGGAAACAAACGAGGCGGCGAAACAGAAAACTGGTGAGTATGCTGAttatgcttctcagaaagcaaGAGAAACCAGAGACACCACGGTGAACAAAACAGGGGAATATACAGATTATGCTGCAGATAAGGCGAAGCAAGCAAAGGACACAACAGTGAACAAAGCTGGAGAGTACACGAATTATGCTGCTGAGAAAGCGAAGGAAGCTAAGGATGCGACGATGAATAAGGCTGGGGAATACACAAACTATGCTGGAGAGAAGGCGAAGGAAGCTAAGGATGCAACAATGAATAAGGCAGGAGAGTACACGAACTATGCTGGAGAGAAGGCGAAGGAGGCGAAGGATGCTACGGTGAATATGGCAGGGGCAGCCAAAGACACGACAGTGCAGAAAGCAGGGGAAGCTAAGGATTACACTGCTCAGAAGGCGAAAGAAGGGAAGGACGCGACGGTGGGGACGCTTGGGGGGCTGAAGGACTCTGTTATGGGTTTCTTCACTGGGAAGAAAGATGAAACTGCAGAGAAAGCTGTGGAGGCAAAGGATAGGACAAAG GACATGCTGAGCGGGTCAATGGAGGGAGACTCGAGGAGGAGAATGGAAGAGCTGAGGGTGCAAGAAGGAGGGCGGGGTGGAGAGAAAGTGGTGGTGAGAATGGAAGAGTCCAGGCCAGGGGTGGTGGCGGATGCTCTCAGAGCTGCGAATGAGAGTATCAGTGATAAGGGAGCATTGGATGAAGAAGGTGTCATTCATGTGGAGCGTCGTCGTGAGAAAATGTGA
- the LOC130730259 gene encoding probable glycosyltransferase At5g03795, producing MGGDSWNLCCSWRSTSSSRTSSGPFSSMKLLLFMLPLVLVAGLICVKGPNPSSWFATTNQPLLLNSVTPSASNSGGGGDGGGGGVTGVSTVELEVPPVKQKEGLVMEDVVDLQGKEEKTIPDDNTAFNQSFTSPVSVQDHDIAVTPPDQPSFKDVEGLNVSQNWTNIAPVNESYAPSGRPKQPRKYNILDRTEVGLLQARAAIREARNGNQTQDMDYVPAGPMYYKANAFHRSYLEMEKQFKVFVYEEGDAPIFHNGPCRSIYSTEGNFINAIDMNDHFRTRDPEKAHVFFLPFSITNMVRYLYVPDSHDRSPIQETVKDYVNLIAQRYPFWNRSLGADHFMLSCHDWGPMASQAVPNLYKNSIRVLCNANTSEGFKPGKDASFPEINLRTSSIDDLVGGPSPSKRSVLAFFAGRLHGPIRPPLLEHWENKDGDMQVYSSLPKGVSYYDMLRKSKFCLCPSGYEVASPRVVEAIYTGCVPVLISEHYVPPFSDVLNWKSFSLEVSVKDIPRLKEILLSVNTRQYIRMQRRVGQIRRHFEIHSPPKRFDVFHMVLHSVWLRRLNFRVHDDQ from the exons ATGGGTGGTGACAGTTGGAATCTTTGTTGTTCATGGAGGAGTACTTCAAGTTCAAGGACAAGTTCAGGGCCATTTTCATCCATGAAGCTCTTGCTTTTCATGTTGCCTCTGGTACTTGTTGCTGGGCTAATTTGTGTAAAGGGTCCTAACCCCTCAAGTTGGTTTGCTACTACCAACCAACCTCTCTTATTAAACTCTGTTACTCCCTCTGCTTcaaacagtggtggtggtggtgatggtggtggtggtggtgtcacTGGTGTGAGCACTGTGGAATTGGAGGTCCCACCTGTGAAACAGAAAGAAGGGTTAGTGATGGAAGATGTTGTGGATCTTCAAGGGAAAGAGGAGAAAACTATCCCTGATGATAACACTGCCTTCAATCAGTCCTTTACTTCCCCAGTTTCAGTTCAGGATCATGACATAGCAGTAACACCTCCTGATCAACCTTCT TTCAAAGATGTAGAAGGTCTCAATGTCTCCCAAAATTGGACCAATATAGCCCCTGTGAATGAATCTTATGCTCCTTCAGGGAGACCAAAGCAGCCGAGGAAGTACAACATCTTAGATAGAACCGAAGTTGGCCTACTACAAGCTAGAGCTGCAATAAGAGAAGCAAGAAATGGGAACCAAACACAAGACATGGATTATGTTCCAGCAGGACCAATGTACTATAAAGCTAATGCATTTCACAG GAGTTACTTAGAGATGGAGAAACAGTTCAAGGTATTTGTCTATGAAGAAGGGGATGCACCAATTTTCCATAATGGACCTTGCAGAAGCATATATTCAACAGAGGGAAATTTCATCAATGCTATTGACATGAATGACCATTTCAGAACAAGAGACCCTGAAAAAGCACACGTATTTTTCCTTCCTTTCAGTATAACAAATATGGTCCGATATCTCTATGTACCTGATTCTCATGATCGTAGCCCCATACAAGAAACTGTGAAGGACTATGTCAATCTCATTGCTCAAAGATACCCCTTTTGGAACAGAAGCCTAGGAGCTGATCACTTCATGCTTTCTTGCCATGATTGG GGACCTATGGCTTCACAGGCTGTTCCTAACTTGTACAAGAATTCAATTCGTGTTCTCTGCAATGCTAACACGTCGGAAGGATTCAAGCCTGGAAAGGATGCTTCTTTTCCAGAAATTAATCTTCGAACCAGTTCAATTGATGATTTGGTAGGTGGGCCATCTCCATCAAAGCGTTCAGTTTTGGCTTTCTTTGCTGGGAGGCTTCATGGACCTATTAGACCTCCTCTTCTTGAGCATTGGGAAAACAAAGATGGAGATATGCAGGTTTATAGTTCCCTTCCAAAGGGTGTGTCCTACTATGACATGTTGAGGAAGAGCAAGTTCTGCCTTTGCCCAAGTGGGTATGAGGTTGCAAGCCCCAGAGTGGTGGAAGCAATCTACACTGGTTGTGTTCCAGTGCTCATTTCAGAACATTATGTTCCTCCATTCAgtgatgtgttgaattggaaATCATTCTCCCTTGAGGTCTCGGTGAAGGACATTCCTAGATTGAAGGAAATTCTATTGAGTGTTAATACAAGGCAATATATAAGAATGCAGAGAAGGGTGGGACAGATTAGGAGGCACTTTGAAATACATTCTCCTCCCAAGCGATTTGATGTGTTTCATATGGTCCTTCATTCCGTGTGGCTTAGAAGATTGAACTTCAGAGTCCATGATGATCAATAA
- the LOC130730260 gene encoding probable glycosyltransferase At5g03795: MGGEGWNLCSRGTSSSSSGIFSSMKLLLFMLPLVLVAALICVKGPNPSSWFLVTTNPPLLLNSVIPSASKNGSGGGVSTMELEVPPVKQKEGLVMEGAVDLIGEKKKAIPDDNTAFNQSFTSQVSVQDQDIAGTPPEPPANKNEEGFNVSKNLPNMAPENESYVPPERPKQQRKYSILDRTEAGLLQARAAIREARNGNQTQDMDYVPVGPMYHKANAFHRSYLEMEKQFKVFVYEEGEVPIFHNGPCRSIYSSEGNFINAIDMNDHFRTRDPEKAHGPMASKAVPNLYKNSIRVLCNANTTEGFKPGKDVSFPEINILTGGSIASLVGGTSASKRSVLAFFAGGLHGPIRPALLEHWENKDEDMQVHKYLPKGVSYYDMLRKSKFCLCPSGYEVASPRVVEAIYTGCVPVLMSNSYVPPFSDVLNWKSFSLEVSVKDIPRLKEILLSVTPRQYIRMQRRVGQIRRHFEVHSPPRRFDMFHMVLHSVWLRRLNFRIHDDQ; this comes from the exons ATGGGTGGTGAAGGTTGGAATCTTTGTAGTAGGGGTACttcaagttcaagttcagggaTATTTTCATCCATGAAGCTCTTGCTTTTCATGTTGCCTCTTGTACTTGTTGCTGCACTAATTTGTGTAAAGGGTCCTAACCCCTCAAGTTGGTTTCTAGTTACTACCAACCCACCTCTCTTATTAAACTCTGTTATTCCCTCTGCTTCAAAaaatggtagtggtggtggtgtgaGCACTATGGAATTGGAGGTCCCACCTGTGAAACAGAAAGAAGGGTTAGTGATGGAAGGAGCTGTGGATCTTATAggggaaaagaagaaagctatcCCTGATGATAACACTGCCTTCAATCAGTCCTTTACTTCCCAAGTTTCAGTTCAGGATCAGGACATAGCAGGAACACCTCCTGAACCACCTGCT AACAAAAATGAAGAAGGTTTCAATGTCTCCAAAAATTTGCCTAACATGGCCCCTGAGAATGAATCTTATGTTCCTCCAGAGAGACCAAAGCAGCAGAGGAAGTATAGCATCTTAGATAGAACAGAAGCTGGGCTACTACAAGCTAGAGCTGCAATAAGAGAAGCAAGAAATGGGAACCAAACACAAGATATGGACTATGTTCCTGTTGGACCAATGTATCATAAAGCTAATGCATTTCACAG AAGTTACTTAGAAATGGAGAAACAGTTCAAGGTATTTGTCTATGAAGAAGGGGAGGTACCAATTTTCCATAATGGACCTTGCAGAAGCATATATTCATCAGAGGGAAATTTCATCAATGCTATTGACATGAATGACCATTTCAGAACAAGGGATCCTGAAAAAGCACAC GGGCCTATGGCTTCAAAGGCTGTTCCTAACTTGTACAAGAATTCGATTCGTGTTCTCTGCAATGCTAACACAACTGAAGGATTCAAGCCTGGAAAGGATGTTTCTTTTCCAGAAATCAATATTCTAACCGGTGGTTCAATAGCCAGTTTGGTTGGAGGTACATCGGCATCAAAGCGTTCGGTTTTGGCTTTCTTTGCTGGTGGGCTTCATGGGCCTATTAGGCCTGCACTTCTTGAGCATTGGGAAAACAAAGATGAAGACATGCAGGTTCACAAGTACCTTCCAAAGGGTGTTTCCTACTATGACATGTTGAGAAAGAGCAAGTTCTGCCTTTGCCCAAGTGGTTATGAGGTTGCAAGCCCAAGAGTGGTGGAAGCTATCTACACAGGTTGTGTCCCAGTACTCATGTCAAATTCTTATGTTCCTCCATTCAGTGATGTCTTGAATTGGAAATCATTCTCCCTTGAGGTTTCAGTGAAGGACATTCCTAGGTTGAAGGAAATTCTTTTGAGTGTTACTCCAAGGCAGTATATAAGAATGCAGAGAAGAGTGGGACAAATTAGGAGACACTTTGAGGTACATTCTCCTCCTAGGAGATTTGACATGTTCCACATGGTCCTTCATTCTGTATGGCTTAGAAGATTGAACTTCAGAATCCACGATGATCAATAA
- the LOC130730261 gene encoding probable glycosyltransferase At5g03795, with translation MGGEYWNLCCSWRGTSSSSSGSFSSMKLLLFMVPLVFVAGLICVKGPNPSSWVHTRKPPLLLNSVTPSASNSGGGGVSTMELEVPPVKQKEGLVMEAAVDLQGKEEKAIPDDNTALNQSFTSTLSVQDIAVTPPDQPSFKDEEGLNVSQNWPNIDPVNEPYVPSGKQKQKRKYSILDRTEVGLLQARAAIREARNGNQTQDVDYVPVGPMYHKANAFHRSYLEMEKQFKVYVYEEGEPPFFHNGPCRGVYSSEGNFIHAMEMNEHFRTRDPEKAHIFFLPFSVTNMIRYVYVPVSHDRSPIQKIVKDYVNVIALRHPFWNRSLGADHFMLSCHDWGPMASKAVPNLYKKSVRVLCNANTSEGFKPGTDVSFPEMNLRTGSIAGLVGGPSASKRSVLAFFAGRLHGPIRPPLLDHWENKDDDIQVYRSLPKGVTYYDMLRKSKFCLCPSGYEVASPRVVEAIYTGCVPVLMSDSYVPPFSDVLNWKSFSLEVSVKDIPRLKEILLSVTPRQYIRMQRRVRQIRRHFELNFPPKRFDVFHMILHSVWLRRLNFRVHDDE, from the exons ATGGGTGGTGAATATTGGAATCTTTGTTGTTCATGGAGGGGTACttcaagttcaagttcagggTCATTTTCATCCATGAAGCTCTTGCTTTTCATGGTGCCTCTTGTATTTGTTGCTGGGCTAATTTGTGTTAAGGGTCCTAACCCCTCAAGTTGGGTTCATACAAGGAAACCACCTctcttgttaaactctgttaCTCCCTCTGCTTcaaacagtggtggtggtggtgtgagCACTATGGAATTGGAGGTCCCACCTGTGAAACAGAAAGAAGGGTTAGTGATGGAAGCAGCTGTGGATCTTCAAGGGAAAGAGGAGAAAGCTATCCCTGATGACAACACTGCCTTGAATCAGTCCTTTACTTCCACACTTTCAGTTCAGGACATAGCAGTAACACCTCCTGATCAACCTTCT TTCAAAGATGAAGAAGGTCTCAATGTCTCCCAAAATTGGCCCAATATAGACCCTGTGAATGAACCTTATGTTCCATCAGGGAAACAAAAGCAGAAGAGAAAGTACAGCATCTTAGATAGAACCGAAGTTGGCTTACTACAAGCTAGAGCTGCAATAAGAGAAGCAAGAAATGGGAACCAAACACAAGATGTGGACTATGTTCCTGTTGGACCAATGTATCATAAAGCTAATGCATTTCACAG GAGTTACTTAGAAATGGAGAAACAGTTCAAGGTATATGTCTACGAGGAAGGGGAGCCTCCATTTTTTCACAATGGACCTTGCAGGGGTGTATATTCATCAGAGGGAAATTTTATCCATGCTATGGAGATGAATGAACATTTCAGAACAAGAGATCCTGAGAAAGCACATATATTTTTCCTTCCTTTTAGTGTAACAAATATGATCCGATATGTCTATGTACCTGTCTCTCATGATCGTAGCCCCATACAAAAAATTGTGAAAGACTATGTCAATGTCATTGCTCTAAGACACCCCTTTTGGAATAGAAGCCTAGGAGCTGATCATTTCATGCTTTCTTGCCATGATTGG GGTCCAATGGCTTCAAAGGCTGTTCCTAACTTGTACAAGAAATCGGTCCGCGTTCTATGCAATGCTAACACATCTGAAGGATTCAAGCCTGGAACAGATGTTTCTTTTCCAGAAATGAATCTTCGAACCGGTTCAATCGCTGGTTTGGTAGGTGGGCCATCTGCATCTAAGCGTTCAGTTTTGGCTTTCTTTGCTGGGAGGCTTCATGGGCCTATTAGGCCACCTCTTCTTGATCATTGGGAAAACAAAGATGATGATATCCAGGTTTACAGGTCCCTTCCAAAGGGTGTAACCTACTATGACATGCTGAGGAAGAGCAAGTTCTGCCTTTGCCCAAGTGGGTATGAGGTTGCAAGCCCCAGGGTGGTGGAGGCTATATACACAGGTTGTGTCCCAGTGCTCATGTCAGATTCTTATGTTCCACCATTCAgtgatgtgttgaattggaaATCATTCTCCCTTGAGGTTTCAGTGAAAGACATTCCTAGATTGAAGGAAATTCTGTTGAGTGTTACTCCAAGACAGTATATAAGAATGCAGAGAAGAGTGAGACAGATTAGGAGACACTTTGAGTTAAATTTTCCTCCCAAGCGATTTGATGTGTTTCATATGATCCTTCATTCTGTGTGGCTAAGGAGATTGAACTTCAGAGTCCATGATGATGAATAA